In the Nocardioides marmotae genome, GGCCCTCCGGGGAGAGCGTGCGGACCCGGCCGAGGCCGAGGTCCTGGGCGACCTGGCGGACCTGGGCGCGGTCGTCGGCGTCGAGCGGGTCGTCGCCGTAGGAGTAGGTGGGGACCAGGCGCGGGTCGTCGTCCTCGACCGGCAGCAGGTCGCCGGGCCCGAGGTCGCCGGGCTGGATCCGCTCGCGGTAGGGCACCCACGGCGGCGCGACGATCGCGTCCTCGCCGGGGACGAGGACGACCTCGTCGACGGTGATGTGCTTCTGGCGGGGCGCCCGGGTCACCGTCACCGACCAGCGCCAGCCGCGGTAGCCCGCGCGCTCGCAGGCGAACAGGTGGGTCACCAGCCGCTCACCCTCGACCACGTGGCCGAGGTGCTCACCGACGTCC is a window encoding:
- a CDS encoding DUF3027 domain-containing protein; the encoded protein is MTTLVRAKPDSAAVAAVDVARAALLDEVGSADVGEHLGHVVEGERLVTHLFACERAGYRGWRWSVTVTRAPRQKHITVDEVVLVPGEDAIVAPPWVPYRERIQPGDLGPGDLLPVEDDDPRLVPTYSYGDDPLDADDRAQVRQVAQDLGLGRVRTLSPEGRDAAAQRWYDGDQGPSSPLAQAAPDSCTTCGFLLRINGPLSEMFGVCANGDANDDGKVVSFDHGCGAHSEVRLAKKHEPLPLPEPVIDTITLEDLERF